A DNA window from Jatrophihabitans endophyticus contains the following coding sequences:
- a CDS encoding type IV pilus twitching motility protein PilT: MTTAPWTAYGDASAAAHLPAFADPADALAAPVVTPTWSAPAPSSVDRSDARVSLDAMLTSLVRAGGSDLHLTVGVPPMMRLHGDLNPLPGWAVLDSADTAAIVRCVVDEQQWERFEADLEFDLAYSLPGVSRFRINLFQQRNAYGAVMRSIPHDIKALDELGIPEQIARFADLPRGLVLVTGPTGSGKTTTLAALLDLANRTRRDHIVTIEDPIEFMHQHKRCVVNQRELGVDTHGFADALKHVLRQDPDIILVGEMRDLETVSTALTAAETGHLVLATLHTQSAAQTIDRVIDMFPAHQQQEIRAQLSTALQGIVTQSLAKRPDGSGRTVVCEVMFATAAIRNLIREGKNHQIPSFMQSGGADGMLTFDAHLAERVREGAIGYDQALALCHAPEEFRRLAGRAA; the protein is encoded by the coding sequence GTGACCACCGCACCGTGGACCGCGTACGGCGACGCCTCCGCCGCTGCCCACCTGCCGGCCTTCGCCGACCCCGCGGACGCGCTGGCGGCGCCGGTCGTCACGCCGACCTGGTCGGCACCCGCCCCGTCGTCGGTCGACCGGTCCGACGCCCGCGTCTCGCTCGACGCCATGCTGACCAGCCTGGTGCGTGCCGGCGGATCCGACCTGCACCTCACCGTCGGGGTGCCGCCGATGATGCGCTTGCACGGCGACCTGAACCCGCTGCCGGGCTGGGCCGTGCTCGACTCCGCCGACACCGCCGCCATCGTGCGCTGCGTCGTCGACGAGCAGCAGTGGGAGCGCTTCGAGGCCGATCTCGAGTTCGACCTCGCCTACAGTCTGCCCGGCGTGTCCCGGTTCCGAATCAACCTGTTCCAGCAGCGCAACGCCTACGGCGCGGTCATGCGCAGCATCCCGCACGACATCAAGGCGCTGGACGAGCTCGGCATCCCCGAGCAGATCGCTCGCTTCGCCGACCTGCCGCGCGGTCTCGTCCTCGTCACGGGGCCCACCGGCTCGGGCAAGACCACGACCCTGGCCGCGCTGCTCGACCTCGCCAATCGCACCCGACGTGACCACATCGTCACGATCGAGGACCCGATCGAGTTCATGCACCAGCACAAGCGCTGCGTGGTCAACCAGCGCGAACTGGGTGTGGACACCCACGGCTTCGCCGACGCCCTCAAGCACGTGCTGCGGCAGGACCCGGACATCATCCTGGTCGGCGAGATGCGCGACCTCGAGACGGTCTCGACCGCGCTCACCGCCGCCGAGACCGGCCACCTGGTGCTCGCCACCCTGCACACCCAGTCGGCCGCGCAGACGATCGACCGCGTCATCGACATGTTCCCGGCCCATCAGCAGCAGGAGATCCGCGCGCAGCTGTCCACTGCGCTGCAGGGCATCGTGACGCAGTCGCTCGCCAAGCGACCCGACGGCTCCGGCCGCACCGTCGTCTGCGAGGTCATGTTCGCCACCGCCGCGATCCGCAACCTCATCCGCGAGGGCAAGAACCACCAGATCCCGTCGTTCATGCAGTCCGGCGGCGCCGACGGCATGCTCACCTTCGACGCCCATCTGGCCGAGCGGGTCCGGGAAGGCGCCATCGGCTACGACCAGGCGCTCGCGCTGTGCCACGCCCCCGAGGAATTCCGTCGGCTCGCGGGACGGGCGGCATGA